The proteins below are encoded in one region of Segatella copri:
- a CDS encoding RagB/SusD family nutrient uptake outer membrane protein produces MKVLKSIYKVMGCAILAASLSSCVNDWLDVAPSDGTDAGAALTSSSDLAAARTGMYKALKGNRSLVDYYGQQFFVYGDVHAGDDYQYNNLGGSNRASFYYDMNYQTASEFNTSTVSWQSPYVVIGRANRIIAAAEGGKLSDAVEAKAKIEQYAAESKVLRALAHFDLVRIYGKPYTEDQGASLGVPLVTGVLESNAKPARSTVAEVYTQVVKDLTEAISSNALATETEPGYVSVWGAKAILSRVYLNMGDYANALSVAEDIIKNSGAALWTRDQYFKAWDASTPNESEFLFRLNVAGSTDNNDLNGIGNLQQRDGYKEMVATKKFVDMLTSDPEDVRNDMFLPAKAEKEVAVYGTNKVFLNKLRGQGGNLRNVTIVPIIRLSEVYLTAAECAFRNNDKTKAVEYLNDLVKNRTTTVASLATVDNITLDRILIERRKELIGEGQRYFDALRNNETITRYTSEADKGWHKTLSKEAQSFNRDYFKAIAAIPQAEINANPNIKQNTGYGE; encoded by the coding sequence ATGAAAGTATTAAAATCAATATATAAGGTAATGGGCTGCGCTATTTTGGCAGCCAGCCTGTCATCTTGCGTCAATGATTGGTTGGACGTAGCTCCTTCTGATGGTACAGATGCAGGTGCAGCCTTGACCAGCAGTTCAGACTTGGCTGCTGCGAGAACGGGTATGTACAAGGCTTTGAAAGGAAACCGCAGCTTGGTAGATTACTATGGTCAGCAATTCTTCGTTTATGGTGATGTTCATGCAGGTGATGATTATCAGTATAATAATCTTGGTGGTTCTAACCGTGCAAGTTTCTACTATGATATGAACTATCAGACAGCATCAGAATTCAACACAAGTACTGTATCATGGCAGTCTCCATATGTTGTAATTGGACGTGCAAACAGAATCATTGCAGCTGCAGAAGGTGGAAAATTAAGTGATGCTGTTGAAGCAAAAGCAAAAATTGAACAGTACGCAGCAGAGTCTAAAGTTCTACGTGCTCTTGCCCACTTCGATCTTGTGAGAATTTACGGAAAGCCATATACAGAGGATCAGGGTGCATCTCTTGGTGTACCATTGGTAACAGGAGTGCTGGAGTCTAATGCAAAACCTGCTCGTAGCACTGTTGCTGAGGTTTACACCCAGGTAGTGAAGGATTTGACTGAGGCTATCAGCTCTAATGCTCTTGCTACAGAGACAGAACCAGGTTATGTAAGCGTTTGGGGAGCAAAGGCAATCCTTTCTCGTGTTTATTTGAATATGGGTGATTATGCTAACGCCTTGTCTGTTGCTGAGGATATTATCAAGAATTCTGGCGCAGCGTTGTGGACTCGTGACCAATACTTCAAAGCATGGGATGCTTCAACTCCTAATGAGAGTGAGTTCTTGTTCCGTCTCAATGTGGCAGGTTCTACAGACAACAATGACTTGAATGGTATCGGTAACCTTCAGCAGCGTGATGGCTACAAGGAAATGGTTGCTACTAAGAAGTTTGTTGACATGCTTACTTCAGACCCAGAAGATGTTCGTAACGATATGTTCTTGCCAGCAAAAGCAGAAAAAGAAGTTGCTGTTTATGGAACCAATAAAGTCTTCCTTAACAAACTTCGTGGTCAAGGTGGTAATCTTCGTAATGTTACTATCGTTCCAATTATCCGTCTTTCTGAGGTTTACTTGACAGCTGCAGAGTGTGCATTTAGAAATAATGACAAGACTAAGGCTGTAGAGTATCTGAATGATTTGGTAAAGAATCGTACCACAACAGTGGCTTCTTTGGCAACTGTTGATAACATCACTCTCGACCGCATCTTGATTGAGCGTCGTAAGGAGTTGATTGGCGAGGGACAGCGTTACTTTGATGCTTTGCGTAATAACGAGACTATCACCCGTTATACAAGTGAAGCTGATAAGGGTTGGCACAAGACATTGAGCAAGGAAGCTCAGTCTTTCAACCGTGATTACTTCAAGGCTATTGCTGCCATTCCGCAGGCAGAGATCAACGCCAACCCTAACATCAAGCAGAATACGGGTTACGGTGAGTAA
- a CDS encoding endonuclease/exonuclease/phosphatase family protein has protein sequence MFKGFKEFTYKMVAGANVATIIIMLLVGFSDFFQPEKFAALANLGLLFPVFLIVNLGFLLFWLLFRSKYAIIPFLGFLICFVPVRKYMPINFSGETPKGCIKVLSYNTWNFGAQTEDAEGTNICIAYLQEQDADIVCLQEACPTARNIEQIDSMLKPMYAFQDTTMHVNGGNCLMLLSKYPILSKERIPYESKGNMSVAYRLKVKDREVLLINNHLETTGLSLEDRRQFKNLVIGKLQVDTAEETSKLLVVKLAEATKKRAPEAEAVAKYIQQHKEQSIILCGDFNDGPISYAHRTIAKDLTDCYIASGNGPGISYHHGGFFVRIDNIMCSDDWEPYECKVDDKIAVSDHYPIICKLKMRPKKQK, from the coding sequence ATGTTTAAAGGATTTAAGGAATTTACATATAAGATGGTAGCTGGTGCTAATGTGGCAACTATCATCATCATGTTGCTGGTGGGCTTTTCTGACTTCTTTCAGCCAGAAAAGTTCGCCGCATTGGCTAATCTTGGCTTACTTTTCCCGGTTTTTCTTATAGTTAACTTAGGCTTTTTGCTTTTCTGGTTGCTCTTCCGGTCTAAGTATGCCATTATTCCATTCTTAGGCTTCTTGATCTGTTTTGTTCCTGTCCGCAAGTATATGCCAATCAACTTTTCTGGCGAAACTCCAAAAGGTTGTATCAAAGTTCTATCATATAATACCTGGAATTTTGGTGCGCAGACCGAGGATGCCGAAGGAACTAATATCTGTATTGCTTATCTACAGGAGCAGGATGCTGATATTGTTTGTCTGCAGGAAGCATGTCCTACAGCCCGGAATATTGAACAGATAGATAGTATGCTCAAGCCCATGTATGCTTTTCAGGATACAACGATGCACGTGAATGGTGGAAATTGTCTGATGTTGCTCAGTAAATACCCTATTCTTTCAAAAGAGCGAATTCCTTATGAATCGAAAGGAAATATGAGTGTAGCGTATCGTCTGAAAGTGAAAGATAGAGAGGTCCTTCTCATCAATAATCATTTGGAAACTACCGGCTTAAGTTTAGAGGACAGACGCCAGTTCAAGAATCTGGTTATCGGAAAATTGCAGGTTGATACTGCAGAAGAAACGTCCAAACTGCTCGTTGTAAAACTTGCCGAGGCTACAAAGAAACGGGCTCCGGAGGCTGAGGCTGTAGCAAAATACATTCAGCAGCATAAAGAACAGAGTATTATTTTGTGCGGTGACTTTAATGATGGTCCTATCTCTTATGCTCATCGTACGATAGCTAAAGATTTGACGGATTGCTACATTGCAAGTGGTAACGGACCGGGTATCAGCTATCATCATGGAGGCTTTTTTGTTCGCATTGACAATATCATGTGTTCAGACGATTGGGAGCCTTATGAATGCAAAGTTGATGATAAAATCGCCGTTTCAGACCACTATCCTATCATCTGTAAGCTAAAAATGCGCCCTAAAAAGCAAAAATAG
- a CDS encoding endonuclease/exonuclease/phosphatase family protein → MFFTLILSSFLTFVELNCENLFDTRHDSLKNDYEFLPQSSYKWTPYRYWRKLANLSKTIVALGYEDLSLVGTASPDNPSRPSEKSWHVPDFVALCEVENDSVLFDLTRRSALRGVNYDYVMTDSPDERGIDVALLYQPSSFALIQSRSIRIKPLPDTRPTRDILYASGRIMNDDTLHVFVLHAPSRRGGEQVSRPYRLQVASQLASAVDSIYALNDSARIIVAGDFNDYSDSPALRSLYQHHLINISVGVKGSHGAKATYRWHGDWRSLDQILFSPSLSRLKMGCQIGDLPFLLEDDEKYGGKKPFRTYLGPRYLGGYSDHLPLVAKFKIEGGYE, encoded by the coding sequence ATGTTTTTCACTCTCATCTTATCAAGTTTCCTCACTTTTGTGGAGTTGAACTGCGAAAACCTCTTCGATACGAGGCATGATTCGCTGAAGAATGACTATGAATTCCTGCCACAGAGCAGTTACAAGTGGACGCCTTATCGCTATTGGCGCAAGCTGGCAAATCTTTCCAAGACTATAGTAGCTTTGGGTTATGAAGATTTGTCGCTTGTTGGTACCGCCTCCCCAGATAATCCTTCAAGGCCCTCGGAGAAGTCCTGGCATGTTCCCGATTTTGTGGCGCTTTGCGAGGTTGAGAACGACAGCGTGCTGTTTGATTTAACCCGGCGTTCTGCTCTTCGCGGTGTGAATTATGATTATGTGATGACCGATTCGCCTGATGAACGAGGCATAGATGTGGCTTTGCTTTATCAGCCATCTTCTTTTGCACTTATACAGTCCCGTTCCATCCGTATCAAGCCGCTGCCTGATACTCGCCCTACGAGAGATATTCTCTACGCATCGGGGCGGATTATGAATGATGATACGCTCCATGTCTTTGTATTGCATGCGCCCAGCCGGCGTGGCGGTGAACAGGTTTCGCGTCCCTACCGCCTGCAGGTAGCCAGCCAGTTGGCTTCTGCCGTAGATTCTATCTATGCGCTCAATGATAGTGCAAGGATTATCGTAGCCGGCGATTTCAACGATTATTCCGATTCTCCGGCTCTTCGTTCTCTTTATCAGCATCACCTTATTAATATATCTGTTGGCGTCAAAGGCTCTCATGGTGCCAAGGCTACTTATCGCTGGCATGGAGATTGGCGAAGTCTTGACCAGATTCTCTTCAGTCCTTCGCTTTCCCGGCTTAAGATGGGTTGTCAGATAGGAGATTTGCCATTTCTCTTAGAAGATGATGAGAAATATGGCGGAAAGAAACCTTTCCGCACCTATCTCGGTCCACGATATTTGGGTGGATACAGCGATCATCTTCCGCTTGTTGCCAAGTTTAAGATAGAGGGTGGATATGAATAA
- the secDF gene encoding protein translocase subunit SecDF, which yields MQNKGIVICVAVLLTLASIFYLSFSFATRYYDSEAAKIKDPIAQQDYKDSVKYLGVYSYQNCLETQIGLGLDLKGGMNVILEISVPDVLENLADHKTDAGFTNAMKEARAQEEANGGDFVSLFINAYHKSAPGHKLAEVFATQQLQGKVSPQSSDAEVEKAIRASVQDAIDNSFNVVRTRIDKFGVVQPNIQKLEGQQGRIMVEMPGISQPERMRKMLQGSANLEFWETYNSEEIAPYLQQLDTRIANGDNGEEKNDTVAADSAAAKKEVAKAEPKKAEAKFSIKKKDDAASKVGEDAQNAAAIKAHPLLARLQLGGGLSTVGYASVRDTAAINKIIYSAVAKRVLPSDLRLLWSAKPADNLKVKNIFELHALKVTTTTGRAPLEGDVITDAKDEFDQMGSPVVSMKMNTEGARKWAQMTKANVGKAIAIVLDGVVYSAPRVNGEIDGGSSLISGNFTIEDTKDLANTLKSGRMPAPARIVQEEVVGPTLGAQSIQMGIVSFVVAFVLLMVYMVMMYNIIPGMMANLALLVNVFFTLGILTSFQAALTLPGLAGMVLSLGTAVDANVLIYERIKEELRSGKGMKQAVAAGYGNAFSAIFDSNLTSLITGVILLTTGTGPIRGFATTWIIGIVVSFFTAVFLTRLVYDYKLNHDKWMHCKFDTPVSHNLMQGKKYKFMSMYKTTFTVAIVAAVVFIGSFFVRGLSKSIDFTGGRNYVVQFENPVEPEQIRTVLGGAFVNADGTKATTSAIAIGTDGKTIRVSTNYMIESNSPTVDDEAETILYNALKKANLVSQKSVEAFKNPDVRQGGSIISSTKVGPSVAKDITMGAIYSVLFALIAIFLYILIRFRNVAFSVGSTVALAFDALTVIGFYSLLWGLVPFSLEIDQTFIGAILTVVGYSINDKVVVFDRIRENLKLHPKGDRQQLFNASINETLARTINTSTSTLLVLLCIFILGGDSIRSFSFAMILGVVFGTLSSIFIASPMAYIVLGRKIKEEPAEEVAEVK from the coding sequence ATGCAAAACAAAGGAATTGTAATTTGTGTAGCCGTCTTACTGACACTCGCAAGTATCTTCTATTTGTCATTCTCGTTTGCCACACGTTACTATGACAGCGAGGCTGCAAAGATTAAAGATCCTATTGCTCAGCAGGATTATAAGGATTCTGTTAAGTACTTAGGTGTTTATTCTTACCAGAACTGCTTGGAGACTCAGATTGGTCTTGGACTTGACCTTAAGGGCGGTATGAATGTAATTCTTGAGATTTCTGTACCTGATGTACTTGAAAACCTTGCCGATCATAAGACCGACGCTGGTTTTACCAATGCCATGAAGGAAGCTAGAGCTCAGGAAGAAGCTAACGGTGGTGACTTCGTGTCACTTTTCATTAACGCTTATCATAAGAGCGCACCAGGTCATAAACTCGCAGAAGTGTTCGCTACCCAGCAGTTGCAGGGCAAGGTTTCTCCTCAGAGCAGCGACGCAGAGGTAGAAAAGGCTATCCGCGCTTCTGTACAGGATGCTATTGACAACTCTTTCAATGTTGTCCGCACCCGTATCGATAAGTTTGGTGTTGTACAGCCTAACATCCAGAAGTTGGAAGGTCAGCAGGGCCGTATCATGGTAGAAATGCCAGGTATCAGCCAGCCAGAGCGTATGCGTAAGATGCTCCAGGGTAGTGCAAACCTTGAGTTCTGGGAGACATACAACTCAGAGGAAATCGCTCCTTATCTCCAGCAGCTTGATACCCGTATCGCAAATGGTGATAATGGTGAGGAGAAGAACGATACAGTTGCAGCAGATTCTGCAGCAGCTAAGAAGGAAGTTGCTAAGGCTGAGCCTAAGAAGGCTGAGGCTAAGTTCTCTATCAAGAAGAAGGACGATGCTGCAAGCAAGGTAGGCGAGGATGCTCAGAATGCTGCTGCTATCAAGGCTCACCCATTGTTGGCTCGTTTGCAGCTCGGTGGTGGTTTGAGCACTGTTGGTTATGCTAGTGTTCGCGATACAGCTGCTATCAACAAGATTATCTACTCTGCTGTAGCTAAGCGCGTTTTGCCATCAGACTTGCGTCTGCTTTGGAGTGCTAAGCCAGCTGATAACCTGAAGGTTAAGAATATCTTCGAGCTTCACGCCTTGAAGGTGACTACCACTACAGGTCGTGCTCCTTTGGAGGGTGATGTAATTACCGATGCTAAGGACGAGTTCGACCAGATGGGTTCACCTGTTGTTAGTATGAAGATGAATACTGAGGGCGCACGTAAGTGGGCTCAGATGACAAAGGCTAACGTAGGTAAGGCTATTGCTATCGTTCTGGATGGCGTAGTTTACTCTGCTCCTCGCGTAAACGGCGAGATTGATGGTGGTAGCTCTCTGATTTCCGGTAACTTCACTATCGAGGATACCAAGGACTTGGCTAATACATTGAAGTCTGGTCGTATGCCAGCTCCTGCACGTATCGTTCAGGAGGAGGTTGTAGGTCCTACACTCGGTGCACAGTCTATCCAGATGGGTATTGTATCATTCGTTGTAGCTTTCGTACTCCTGATGGTTTACATGGTGATGATGTACAACATCATTCCTGGTATGATGGCTAACCTGGCATTGCTCGTCAATGTATTCTTCACGCTGGGTATTCTGACGTCATTCCAGGCGGCTCTGACGTTACCTGGTCTTGCCGGTATGGTCTTGTCTCTGGGTACTGCCGTGGATGCTAACGTGCTTATCTATGAGCGTATCAAGGAGGAGCTTCGCTCCGGTAAGGGTATGAAGCAGGCTGTAGCTGCCGGTTATGGCAACGCTTTCTCTGCTATCTTCGACTCTAACTTGACATCTTTGATTACTGGTGTTATCCTGTTGACTACCGGTACAGGTCCTATCCGTGGTTTCGCTACTACATGGATCATCGGTATCGTAGTTTCATTCTTCACTGCTGTGTTCCTCACACGTCTGGTTTACGATTATAAGTTGAACCACGATAAGTGGATGCACTGCAAGTTTGATACTCCAGTTTCTCACAACCTGATGCAGGGCAAGAAGTATAAGTTCATGTCTATGTACAAGACTACCTTCACCGTTGCCATCGTAGCAGCTGTGGTATTCATCGGTAGCTTCTTTGTTCGTGGCTTGAGTAAGAGTATCGACTTTACTGGTGGTCGTAACTATGTAGTACAGTTCGAAAATCCTGTAGAGCCTGAGCAGATCCGTACCGTTCTTGGCGGTGCTTTCGTCAATGCAGATGGTACTAAGGCTACTACAAGTGCTATCGCTATCGGTACAGATGGTAAGACTATCCGTGTATCTACCAACTATATGATTGAGAGCAACAGTCCAACTGTTGACGATGAGGCTGAGACTATCCTTTACAATGCCTTGAAGAAGGCTAACCTGGTTTCTCAGAAGAGTGTTGAGGCATTCAAGAATCCAGATGTTCGTCAGGGTGGTTCTATCATCAGTAGTACTAAGGTAGGTCCTTCTGTGGCTAAGGATATCACTATGGGTGCTATCTATAGTGTGCTCTTCGCATTGATTGCTATCTTCCTCTACATCCTGATACGTTTCCGCAACGTGGCCTTCTCTGTAGGTTCTACTGTAGCTTTGGCATTTGATGCCTTGACAGTAATCGGTTTCTACTCACTCCTGTGGGGTCTCGTTCCATTCTCATTGGAGATTGACCAGACCTTCATCGGTGCTATTCTGACCGTGGTAGGTTACTCTATCAACGATAAGGTGGTTGTGTTCGACCGTATCCGTGAGAACTTGAAGTTGCATCCTAAGGGCGACCGTCAGCAGCTCTTCAATGCATCTATCAATGAGACATTGGCTCGTACCATCAATACATCTACATCAACATTGCTCGTGTTGCTCTGTATCTTCATCCTCGGTGGTGACAGCATCCGCAGCTTCTCATTCGCAATGATTCTGGGTGTTGTATTCGGTACATTGTCATCTATCTTCATTGCATCTCCAATGGCTTACATCGTTCTTGGTCGTAAGATTAAGGAAGAGCCAGCAGAGGAGGTTGCAGAAGTTAAGTAA
- a CDS encoding TonB-dependent receptor, with translation MCGGAILSCGVAFAQSSVTGKVVASEDGEPVIGASIKVAGTNTGTVTDVDGNFSLNVPAGSKLEITYIGMNPQTVKASSNMKIVLTSDNKSLDEVIVTGYGNFKKSSFTGAAASMSTAKLSDVPSLSVEDKLSGNIPGVSISSFSGQPGAMNYIRIRGMGSINAGNDPLIVIDGTPVNSGNLSGFNDGSTGSGYNGSGTNALSTLNSNDIESITVIKDAAAASLYGSRAANGVLVITTKSGSAGKTQVDFRSDWGFSNMAINYRPTLDGDSRRALIYQGLKNYAFDNVDGTTDASAAAFADANIDDYAAKPENGWANWRDALFKNGSSQNYQASVTGGNDKTKFYASLSYANQNGIVDRSGLERMTGNVNVSHRFGKFKLDASTMISSMHQNSAMDGGASFAGAVSSAVWFLGPSNAIYDKNGNLLTKTDGAYNNSYNPIYENQHMSDRTNTTRSYSTLALEWNIWDNLKLREKVAYDYINSTEDVLWDKFCGNGPGSNGVMQRTYNEWTTMNTQTQLTYNKSFGAHNVDALLGFETEAWHNNNSYASGTDFPGNLYEFANSGDTSMQSYKYDSKMTSFLGRVNYNYNDLYYAGVSYRRDGSSRMARENRWGSFWSVSGAWRFGAEKFMDSIKDILSDGKIRVSYGVNGTLPSGLYSYMNLYKYGEYYNGSNGMGIIGVANKDLKWEQNKAWNFGLDLTFLNRISVTLDYYVRNTSNLIMNRPISMIPGYYDESSLLATMAQNVGSMRNQGIEVTISSTNIQKKDFLWTTSLNFGHNSNKVTELTGDDDKIISGALIHQVGKPYYSYYMYEYAGVDPETGKESYYINDGTENARKTTTNVAEANKTIVGHHEPTIEGGLSNFIKWKFIDFNFTLTYKLGGDSYDYATWLHDNGGTYALYGAIPSYYKLEDMWQKPGDNAKLPKFQAGYGKGVLSSRWLMPNDYLRLKNLTLGFSAPKEWISNLGLSKARVYFSANNLLTWKSKDLYVDPETPADGLCTFEMPALRTYTFGIELSF, from the coding sequence ATTTGTGGGGGGGCAATTCTCAGTTGTGGAGTAGCCTTTGCCCAATCGTCTGTTACCGGTAAGGTAGTAGCTTCAGAGGATGGTGAGCCTGTTATTGGCGCATCAATCAAAGTAGCTGGTACTAATACGGGTACTGTTACGGACGTCGATGGAAACTTCAGTTTGAATGTTCCAGCCGGCTCCAAGTTGGAGATTACCTATATAGGTATGAATCCACAAACTGTCAAAGCAAGTTCTAATATGAAGATTGTTTTGACTTCTGATAACAAATCCTTGGATGAGGTGATTGTTACAGGTTATGGTAACTTCAAGAAATCCTCATTTACAGGTGCTGCTGCTTCCATGTCAACAGCTAAGTTGAGTGATGTTCCTTCACTTTCTGTTGAAGATAAGCTTTCTGGTAATATCCCAGGAGTTTCTATTTCTTCTTTCTCTGGCCAGCCAGGTGCAATGAACTATATCCGTATTCGTGGTATGGGTTCTATCAATGCAGGTAACGATCCATTGATTGTGATTGATGGTACTCCTGTGAACTCTGGTAACTTGAGTGGTTTCAATGATGGAAGTACTGGAAGTGGTTACAATGGTTCTGGTACCAATGCACTTTCTACATTGAACAGCAACGATATCGAATCTATCACTGTTATCAAGGATGCTGCCGCAGCCTCTTTGTATGGTTCTCGTGCAGCCAATGGTGTGCTTGTCATTACAACCAAGAGTGGTAGTGCAGGTAAGACCCAGGTTGATTTCCGTAGCGACTGGGGATTCTCTAACATGGCTATCAACTATCGTCCAACGTTGGATGGTGATTCTCGTCGTGCCTTGATTTATCAAGGTTTGAAAAACTATGCTTTTGATAATGTTGATGGTACAACCGATGCTTCGGCTGCAGCATTTGCTGATGCTAATATTGATGATTATGCAGCAAAACCAGAGAATGGCTGGGCTAATTGGCGTGACGCTCTCTTCAAAAATGGTTCTAGCCAGAACTATCAGGCAAGTGTAACTGGTGGTAATGATAAGACCAAGTTCTATGCATCTTTGTCATATGCAAATCAGAATGGTATTGTTGACCGTTCAGGCTTGGAACGTATGACAGGTAATGTAAACGTTTCCCATCGTTTTGGTAAGTTCAAGTTGGATGCTAGCACAATGATTTCATCTATGCATCAGAACTCTGCCATGGATGGTGGCGCTTCTTTTGCTGGTGCCGTCTCAAGTGCAGTATGGTTCCTCGGCCCTTCTAATGCTATCTATGACAAGAATGGTAATTTGCTGACAAAGACAGATGGTGCTTATAACAATAGTTATAACCCTATTTATGAGAACCAGCACATGTCTGATAGAACCAACACGACACGTTCTTACAGCACCTTGGCTCTCGAATGGAACATTTGGGACAACTTGAAGTTGCGTGAGAAGGTAGCTTACGACTACATCAACTCTACCGAGGATGTGCTTTGGGACAAATTCTGTGGTAATGGTCCTGGCTCAAATGGTGTGATGCAGCGTACTTACAATGAGTGGACAACCATGAACACTCAGACACAGTTGACATACAATAAGTCTTTTGGTGCCCACAATGTGGATGCTTTGCTTGGTTTCGAGACAGAGGCATGGCATAACAACAACTCATACGCTTCCGGTACAGACTTCCCTGGCAACTTGTATGAGTTCGCTAACTCTGGCGATACCTCTATGCAGAGTTACAAGTATGACTCAAAGATGACTTCTTTCTTGGGTCGTGTCAACTACAACTATAACGATTTGTATTATGCTGGTGTAAGCTATCGTCGTGATGGTAGTTCTCGTATGGCACGTGAGAATCGTTGGGGTTCGTTCTGGTCTGTATCTGGTGCTTGGCGCTTTGGTGCAGAAAAGTTCATGGATTCTATCAAGGATATATTGAGCGATGGTAAGATTCGTGTATCTTATGGTGTGAACGGAACTCTTCCATCTGGCTTGTATAGTTACATGAACCTTTATAAGTATGGTGAGTACTACAATGGTAGCAATGGTATGGGTATCATTGGTGTAGCTAACAAGGACTTGAAGTGGGAGCAGAACAAGGCTTGGAACTTTGGTCTTGACTTGACATTCCTCAACCGTATTTCTGTAACATTGGATTACTACGTACGTAATACATCCAATTTGATTATGAACCGTCCTATCTCTATGATTCCAGGTTACTATGATGAATCTTCTCTGTTGGCTACCATGGCTCAGAATGTAGGTTCTATGCGTAACCAAGGTATTGAGGTGACCATTTCTTCTACCAACATTCAGAAGAAGGACTTCCTTTGGACTACTTCTCTGAACTTTGGTCATAACTCCAACAAGGTAACAGAGTTGACAGGTGATGATGACAAGATTATCAGTGGTGCCTTGATTCATCAGGTAGGCAAGCCTTACTATTCTTACTATATGTATGAGTATGCAGGTGTTGACCCTGAGACAGGTAAGGAGAGCTATTACATCAATGATGGAACTGAGAATGCTCGCAAGACCACTACTAATGTAGCTGAGGCAAACAAGACTATTGTTGGTCATCATGAGCCAACAATTGAGGGCGGTTTGTCTAACTTCATCAAGTGGAAGTTTATCGACTTCAACTTTACTTTGACCTATAAGTTGGGCGGTGACTCTTACGATTATGCTACTTGGTTGCACGATAATGGTGGTACATACGCCCTCTATGGAGCAATCCCTTCTTACTATAAGTTGGAGGATATGTGGCAGAAGCCAGGCGATAATGCTAAGTTGCCTAAGTTCCAGGCTGGTTATGGTAAGGGTGTGTTGTCTTCTCGTTGGTTGATGCCTAACGATTATCTTCGCTTGAAGAACCTTACCTTAGGTTTCTCAGCACCAAAGGAGTGGATCAGCAACCTCGGCTTGAGCAAGGCTCGTGTATATTTCTCTGCCAACAACTTGTTGACCTGGAAGTCTAAGGATCTTTATGTTGATCCAGAGACACCAGCGGATGGCTTGTGTACATTCGAAATGCCAGCTTTGAGAACTTATACATTTGGTATCGAACTTAGTTTCTAA
- a CDS encoding enoyl-ACP reductase — protein sequence MTHNLLKGKRGIIFGALNEESIAWKVAVKAAEEGATIALSNTAMALRMGTLDKLAEQINAPIIAADATSVEDLEKVFTEAQEKLGGKIDFVLHSVAMSPNVRKHRTYDDLDYNFLNKTLDISAISFHKMLQVAKKLDAINEWGSVVALTYVASQRTFFGYNDMADAKSMLESIARSFGYIYGREKHVRINTISQSPTATTAGKGIKDIENMMDFADKMSPLGNAVAEDCANYCVMMFSDFTRKVTMQNLFHDGGFSSMGMSLRAMNQYAKDMTPYEDEKGNVIYG from the coding sequence ATGACTCACAATTTGTTAAAAGGCAAGCGTGGCATCATCTTCGGTGCACTCAATGAGGAATCAATCGCTTGGAAAGTAGCTGTAAAGGCTGCTGAAGAGGGTGCTACTATCGCACTTAGTAATACAGCTATGGCTTTGCGTATGGGTACGCTGGATAAGCTCGCTGAACAGATCAACGCTCCTATCATCGCAGCTGATGCGACTAGCGTAGAAGACTTGGAAAAGGTATTCACAGAGGCTCAGGAGAAACTCGGTGGCAAAATTGACTTCGTGCTCCACTCTGTAGCTATGAGCCCTAACGTTCGCAAGCATCGTACATACGATGACCTCGACTACAACTTCCTGAACAAGACATTGGACATCTCTGCTATCTCTTTCCACAAAATGTTGCAGGTAGCCAAGAAGTTGGATGCTATCAACGAGTGGGGTTCTGTAGTAGCTCTCACATACGTAGCTTCTCAGCGTACATTCTTCGGTTACAACGATATGGCTGATGCCAAGAGCATGCTCGAAAGTATCGCCCGCAGCTTCGGTTACATCTATGGTCGTGAGAAGCACGTGCGCATCAACACCATCTCTCAGAGCCCTACAGCTACAACAGCAGGTAAGGGTATCAAGGATATCGAGAACATGATGGACTTCGCCGACAAGATGTCTCCACTCGGAAATGCCGTAGCAGAGGATTGCGCTAACTACTGCGTGATGATGTTCTCTGACTTCACCCGCAAGGTAACCATGCAGAACCTCTTCCACGATGGTGGTTTCTCATCAATGGGTATGAGCCTCCGTGCCATGAACCAGTATGCTAAGGATATGACTCCTTATGAGGATGAGAAAGGTAATGTTATCTACGGATAA